Sequence from the Procambarus clarkii isolate CNS0578487 chromosome 2, FALCON_Pclarkii_2.0, whole genome shotgun sequence genome:
TATCCTGACAacaggtcctgatatactgacGACAGGTTCTGATATACTGACAacaggtcctgatatactgacGCAGGTCTTGATTTACTGACGACACGCTATAATATACTTAGCACAGGTCTTTATATGCTGACTACAGGTGCTGATATACTGACGAGAGGTCCTGACATAATGACAACTTGTCCTTATATACTGATGACAGGTCCTGATATTCTGACGATGTTTGCAAATATACTGATGAGAGGGCCTAATATACTGACGACAGGTCCTGATATACAGACTACAGGTCCTGATATACAGACTACAGGTCCTGATATACAGACTACAGGTCCTGGTATTATAACTACAGGTCCTATTATATTGACTAAAGGTCCTGATAAACAGACTACAGGGCCTTATATACTCACGAAACGTTCAGATATACTGACTACAGGTCCTGATATGCTGACGACCGGTCCTGATACTGGCGACAAGTCCTGATACTGACGACAGGtccttatataatgactacaggcCATGATATACAAACTACAGGCCATGATATACAAACTACAGGCCATGATATACAAACTACAGGTCCTGAAATGCTGACGATAGGTCCTGATATACTGACGAAAGTTCCTGATATACTGACTACAGGTCCTAATATATTGACTAAAATGTCCTCTTATACTAATTAAAGGTCCTGATATACTGACGAAAGGTCCTGATATATTGATGACAGCTCCAGACATACTGACAACAGTTTCTGATATACTGACGCAGGTCCTGGTATACTGACGAGAGGTCCTGATATACTGACAGCCAGTCCTAATATTCTGACGACAGTTTCTGATATACTGACCATAGGTCCTGATATACTTACTacaggtcctgatatactgacTACAGGTCGTGACATACTGACGAAAGGTTCTCATATACTGACAAGTAGGTCCTGATATACTAATTCAGGTCCTGATTTATTGATGACAGGCACTAATATACCGAGGACTGGTCTTGATATGCTGACTACAGGTTCTGATATACGGACGAGAGGTACTGATATAATGACAACAGTTGTTGATACACTGACGATAGGCCCTAATATTCTGACAACAGGTTCTGATATACTGACGACAGTTCCTAATATACTGACTACAGGTCGTAATATACTGACTACAGGTCGTAATATACTGACTACAGGTCCTGGTATACTTAAGACT
This genomic interval carries:
- the LOC138365764 gene encoding neuroblast differentiation-associated protein AHNAK-like, producing MVPSFEESVTSVVGVFVFRLAALGPDILTKGPDIWTTDHEIQTTGPEILMINPDILTKGPDILTTGPNILTTGLNILTTGLNILTTAPDILIADPDVLTTGPDIMTAGFDILSSNILRTGLDMRTTGPDILTRGSDMMTTGVDTLTTGPDILTTGSDILTTVPNILTTGPDILTTGPGPDILMTVLDIKTKGPYILTTGHDIMMTVPDMLMTGPDILMIVFDILTTGPDILTTGSDILTTGADILTRGPDIMTTCPYILMTGPDILTMFANILMRGPNILTTGPDIQTTGPDIQTTGPDIQTTGPGHDIQTTGHDIQTTGPEMLTIGPDILTKVPDILTTGPGILTRGPDILTASPNILTTVSDILTIGPDILTTGPDILTTGRDILTKGSHILTSSDIRTRGTDIMTTVVDTLTIGPNILTTGSDILTTVPNILTTGRNILTTGRNILTTGPGILKTGPEILT